The sequence TGGTCAGGTCCACCTCGTCCAGGGCCAGGGTCTCTCCCTGGCCGTCCGGGTCGGAGTAGGCCAGGGAGACTTCCTCCAGAACCAGCTCGCTCATTTGGCGGCTACCGCTCCTGAAGGGCGCGCTCGGCCCACTCCGGGTTGACGAATTTGGCGTAGCTCTCGGCCACCTGGGGAATCTTTTTCTGGCTCTTGAGGAACTTGGCCGTGGCGGTCAGGGCGCGGGCCGCTCCGCCGTCCTCGCCGCAGCCAAGCCACTGGCAGGACACCTGCTCCTCAAGGCTGGGGAAGCCGTAGCGGGAAAGCACGGTGGGCACGTCCCCCGCGTTGCCGCCCACCATGGAAACGATGGCCTTGACCTCTTTGGAGTCCGGGGTGAAGGCCTCGGGATTATCGCGGTACAGGGCGCTGGTCCGGGCCAGAACCTTGACGAACTCCACCATGAACTCCGGGTTCTCGCGCGAGAAATCGGTGCGGGCCATGAGGCCGTCGAAGGTGGGCTTGCCCCAGTCGCCGAGCTGGCCGGAGGTGATGAGAACCTTGCCGTTTTCCATGATGCGGTCCAGGGCCGGGCTCCAGACGAAGGCGGCGTCGATGTCGCCGCGCTTCCAGGCCGCGGTGATGGCGTTGGGCTGCAGGTTCAGCAGCCTGACCTCGGACTCCGGGATGCCGAACTGTTCCAGGGCGAACAGGGTGTGGAAATGGGTGGTGGAGACGAAGGGCACGCCGATGGTCTTGCCGCGCAGATCCTGCGGGGCGACGATGCCGGAGCCGTCGCGCACCACCAGGGCCTCGGCCCCCTCAATGGCCTCGTTGATCCAGAACAGCTCCACGGGCAGGCCGGAGGACGTGGCCGTGGCCACCGGGGTGGAGCCGCCCAGAGCGATGTCCACGTCGCCTGAGGCCAGGGCGGGCAGCACCTTGCTGCCGGAGTCGAACTGGCGGAAGTCCAGCTCCCAGCCGGTTGCCTCCTCGAACCATCCCTCGGCCATGGCGATCTTCCAGGGATTGAAGATGAGCTGGT is a genomic window of Desulfohalovibrio reitneri containing:
- the tauA gene encoding taurine ABC transporter substrate-binding protein — translated: MRRLLVLCALLLLVAAPAAAAEKSATIGYQLIFNPWKIAMAEGWFEEATGWELDFRQFDSGSKVLPALASGDVDIALGGSTPVATATSSGLPVELFWINEAIEGAEALVVRDGSGIVAPQDLRGKTIGVPFVSTTHFHTLFALEQFGIPESEVRLLNLQPNAITAAWKRGDIDAAFVWSPALDRIMENGKVLITSGQLGDWGKPTFDGLMARTDFSRENPEFMVEFVKVLARTSALYRDNPEAFTPDSKEVKAIVSMVGGNAGDVPTVLSRYGFPSLEEQVSCQWLGCGEDGGAARALTATAKFLKSQKKIPQVAESYAKFVNPEWAERALQER